A region of Nitrospirota bacterium DNA encodes the following proteins:
- a CDS encoding universal stress protein, with protein sequence MYDTLLVGFDDSLSSKAALIEASNHVKKHGGRVILAHAVFFDTEEFGIAPEQLEKRLKIGEKACIQSKNMIAAEFGINVQSLLCEGDPADVILDVAEGKKADLIVLGTYGRKGLNRLLMGSVTSRVIADAPTDVLVVKKPCIECTGEYRSILVPFDGSDFSKRALARACELSKPDHASVTVLYVIPRYEEMIDFFRTESIRKSLYQEADKIMKTATELAAVQKVDQITTKIEEGPSADRIIETAGRMKNDLIIMGSHGYRGVNKAIMGSTTERVIMTATCPILVVR encoded by the coding sequence ATGTATGACACACTGCTCGTAGGCTTCGACGATTCGTTATCAAGCAAGGCAGCGCTCATCGAGGCATCCAATCATGTAAAAAAACATGGCGGAAGGGTCATCCTGGCCCATGCGGTCTTTTTCGACACAGAGGAATTCGGCATTGCACCTGAACAGCTCGAAAAAAGGTTGAAGATCGGTGAAAAGGCATGCATTCAGTCTAAAAATATGATCGCTGCCGAATTCGGCATCAATGTCCAGTCGCTCCTCTGCGAGGGCGATCCTGCCGACGTGATCCTCGATGTGGCAGAAGGCAAAAAGGCCGACCTTATTGTTCTGGGGACGTATGGAAGGAAAGGTCTCAACCGGCTGCTCATGGGAAGCGTCACGTCCCGCGTTATAGCGGATGCGCCGACAGACGTCCTGGTTGTAAAAAAACCCTGCATTGAATGCACCGGTGAATATCGGTCGATCCTCGTGCCTTTTGACGGGTCAGACTTCAGCAAGAGGGCGCTGGCCAGGGCCTGTGAACTGTCAAAACCCGACCATGCATCTGTGACAGTGCTCTATGTCATCCCCCGCTACGAGGAGATGATAGATTTTTTCAGGACCGAGTCTATCAGGAAGAGCCTTTATCAGGAGGCTGATAAGATCATGAAAACCGCCACTGAACTTGCGGCTGTCCAGAAGGTAGATCAGATAACGACAAAGATCGAAGAAGGGCCGTCTGCTGACAGGATCATAGAGACTGCAGGCAGGATGAAGAACGATCTCATCATAATGGGAAGCCACGGATATCGCGGCGTGAACAAGGCGATCATGGGGAGCACAACAGAACGCGTCATCATGACCGCAACCTGTCCGATCCTGGTTGTGAGGTAA
- a CDS encoding sulfite exporter TauE/SafE family protein: MYLYLPVALTSINIFIPVGLGLAVGLLSGLFGVGGGFLMTPLLIMFGIPSTVAAATDSNQIVAASTSGTYAHWKVGNVDFKMGFHLLIGGFIGGLVGVQGIKVLNAMGNADFVIKMTYVLMLGIVGTYMFIESLSSIRKKNVQEVKSEEKESAFSKLLKTLPLQTEYVKSGVTHSMLLPIIFGGFVGILAAIMGVGGGFLMVPVMVYILRMPMHVVVGTSLFQILFNCIEVTFLQAYTNHNVDFILAVLLLLGSTIGAQVGAVFGRKLKGEQLKIILAVIVLLVTVKIVFDLTLSPSILLSQAGGH; this comes from the coding sequence ATGTATTTGTATTTACCGGTAGCACTGACCAGTATCAACATCTTCATCCCTGTAGGGCTCGGTCTGGCGGTCGGCCTGCTCTCAGGCCTGTTCGGCGTCGGAGGCGGCTTTCTTATGACCCCCCTTCTGATCATGTTCGGCATACCCTCAACCGTAGCAGCTGCAACTGACTCGAACCAGATCGTTGCAGCTTCCACCTCAGGCACCTATGCCCACTGGAAGGTCGGCAATGTGGACTTCAAGATGGGTTTTCATCTCCTGATCGGCGGGTTCATCGGCGGGCTCGTCGGCGTTCAGGGCATCAAGGTGCTTAATGCCATGGGCAATGCCGATTTTGTGATCAAGATGACCTATGTGCTGATGTTGGGCATAGTCGGCACGTACATGTTCATCGAGAGTCTGAGCAGCATAAGAAAAAAGAACGTGCAGGAAGTGAAGTCAGAGGAAAAGGAGTCAGCATTCTCAAAGCTCCTCAAGACCCTGCCGCTTCAGACAGAGTATGTAAAATCAGGCGTCACCCATTCGATGCTTCTTCCTATCATCTTCGGTGGGTTTGTAGGGATTCTTGCAGCGATCATGGGCGTGGGCGGCGGATTCCTTATGGTCCCGGTCATGGTCTATATCCTCAGGATGCCGATGCATGTTGTGGTCGGCACGAGCCTCTTTCAGATCCTCTTCAACTGCATCGAGGTGACCTTTCTTCAGGCCTACACCAACCATAACGTGGACTTTATCCTCGCGGTGCTGCTTCTGCTTGGCTCCACCATCGGCGCGCAGGTGGGCGCAGTATTTGGAAGAAAGCTCAAGGGGGAACAGCTCAAGATCATTCTTGCGGTCATCGTTCTTCTGGTTACCGTAAAGATCGTCTTCGATCTCACGCTCAGCCCCTCAATACTCTTATCACAGGCAGGAGGACACTAA
- a CDS encoding HAMP domain-containing protein — MSLKKKIVLSFLVSAGIIAMLSAFLYLNFIEIKKETIFLELTDTIRSKSLQLRRHEKNYFLYAPEHAADESKAIYGYLTELDDLLNSAKTPAMNRAASLRGLFQEYRDQFSRIESLVAGVDSESNKLKSSLPAYRRVSDLIEANFLDKPLEDIAYLRDTLALQPDHSIVVILGELDAGITTLRKTGENILVASKELDKEAREKVDRFIHLSRIAILVFFPLFLIAGFGTTLFIISNVVKRLHLLTALIEKTGSGNYFHLEEPPSSWSGDEVGQLIRTFNDMEDQLSQREKELLQSKKLAAIGTLASGVAHELNNPLNNIYTTAQRLMKKAGDDSPEYITKGLNDIFGQTMRVKSIVGDLLEFARGREPHLMAVELRGLILEAYKHLENTRDMQGIRLSLELTPEEIVLYADTKQLEQVFINIFSNALDAMSGRGELLIKAKEDESRIAMRITDTGSGIPKDALDKIFEPFFTTKDKGTGLGLAIVFNIIQKHHGELTVESEEGKGTTFIISLPKNHR, encoded by the coding sequence ATGTCGCTCAAGAAGAAAATAGTGCTCAGCTTCCTTGTCAGCGCAGGCATTATAGCAATGCTTTCTGCCTTCCTGTATCTGAACTTTATAGAGATAAAAAAGGAAACGATCTTCCTCGAGCTGACCGATACCATACGGTCCAAATCCCTGCAGCTCAGGCGTCATGAAAAGAACTACTTTCTCTATGCGCCTGAGCATGCCGCAGACGAATCCAAAGCGATCTACGGGTATCTGACCGAGCTGGACGACCTGCTCAACAGTGCAAAGACACCGGCAATGAACCGGGCGGCTTCACTGAGGGGCCTTTTTCAGGAATACCGGGACCAGTTCAGCAGGATCGAGTCGCTCGTGGCAGGTGTAGATTCCGAATCCAACAAACTGAAGAGTTCATTGCCCGCATATCGCCGCGTGAGCGACCTCATAGAGGCAAACTTTCTGGACAAACCCCTGGAAGACATCGCCTATCTCCGGGATACGCTCGCACTGCAGCCGGACCATTCGATAGTCGTAATACTTGGTGAACTTGATGCCGGGATCACTACACTCCGGAAGACAGGAGAAAATATTCTTGTTGCCTCAAAGGAACTTGATAAAGAGGCGCGCGAAAAAGTTGACCGTTTTATTCATCTCTCGCGAATCGCCATACTGGTATTCTTTCCCCTTTTCCTCATAGCCGGCTTCGGCACGACTCTGTTCATTATCAGTAATGTTGTCAAGAGATTGCATCTGCTCACCGCTCTTATTGAAAAAACAGGATCAGGGAATTACTTCCATCTTGAGGAACCACCGTCCTCATGGAGCGGGGACGAAGTGGGCCAGCTCATCAGGACATTCAACGACATGGAGGACCAGCTCAGCCAGAGGGAAAAGGAGCTGCTGCAGTCCAAGAAGCTGGCTGCCATCGGCACCCTCGCATCAGGTGTTGCCCATGAGCTGAACAACCCGCTTAATAATATTTATACCACCGCACAGAGGCTTATGAAGAAGGCTGGTGACGACAGTCCCGAGTATATAACAAAAGGGCTCAACGACATCTTCGGCCAGACCATGCGCGTAAAGAGCATTGTCGGCGACCTGCTCGAATTCGCACGCGGAAGAGAACCCCATCTTATGGCAGTAGAATTACGCGGACTTATTCTTGAAGCGTACAAACACCTCGAAAATACCCGGGATATGCAGGGTATCCGACTCTCCCTTGAGCTGACGCCTGAGGAGATAGTCCTGTACGCAGATACGAAACAGCTCGAACAGGTATTCATCAATATTTTTTCGAACGCCCTGGATGCCATGTCCGGCCGGGGAGAGCTTTTGATAAAGGCAAAGGAAGATGAGAGCAGGATCGCCATGCGGATCACTGATACCGGCAGCGGCATCCCAAAAGACGCGCTCGACAAGATATTTGAGCCCTTCTTCACCACAAAGGACAAAGGAACAGGTCTCGGCCTTGCTATCGTATTCAACATCATCCAGAAACATCACGGAGAATTGACCGTTGAGAGCGAAGAAGGAAAAGGCACCACATTTATTATCTCATTGCCGAAAAATCACCGGTAA
- a CDS encoding universal stress protein: protein MKGYRKVLIAVNGSKEVLARGISLACDEQCWITVVKVLPANEGDLNLTGVKNIEDLLDNGSRLETAEIRRVAEREGLLVKTRIEEGNVSQRILEVAAEERCDVIVMGAKKRNWLRRIFGDNTVGKVIHQSPCPVFVVSA, encoded by the coding sequence ATGAAAGGATACAGAAAGGTCCTGATAGCAGTGAACGGATCAAAAGAGGTGCTTGCCAGGGGGATCAGCCTTGCCTGCGACGAACAGTGCTGGATAACCGTGGTCAAGGTCCTGCCTGCAAACGAAGGCGATCTGAACCTGACCGGCGTGAAGAATATCGAGGACCTGCTCGACAATGGGTCCCGCCTCGAAACCGCCGAGATCAGAAGGGTTGCCGAAAGAGAAGGATTACTGGTAAAGACAAGGATCGAGGAAGGCAATGTCTCGCAAAGGATCCTTGAAGTGGCAGCAGAAGAGCGGTGCGATGTCATCGTCATGGGTGCAAAAAAGAGGAACTGGCTAAGAAGGATCTTCGGCGACAACACTGTCGGGAAAGTGATACATCAGTCACCCTGTCCTGTCTTTGTGGTTTCTGCCTGA
- the lon gene encoding endopeptidase La, translating into MKLFGRNDEPQQDPVLDKLREKVTNTDLGNHVKEVIDRELELLFRIGPSTSEYTIGLTYIEYLLSMPWKTRTEDILDLELAERILNEEHYGLTQIKERILEHLAVKKLKMSRRPQILVVDDEEIVRRNMSHVLLKENYTVQTAKDGYEALAAIENTEFDVVLTDFKMEKMDGLEVLGKIKTRSPSTQVIMITGYATIHTAVEAMKKGAFHYIAKPFKLDDVRHVVNQALEKRAVRQDTRGSVLCFSGPPGTGKTSLGRSIARAVGRKFAKISLGGIKDEAEIRGHRRTYAGAMPGRIIDEIRRVGVCNPVIILDELDKIGHDFKGDPASALLEVLDPEQNAGYLDHYLDMPFDLSGVMFIITANVAENIPGPLRDRMEVIHFSGYTEEEKVNIAANFLVPRQIRENGLRDSPPLFNEAALYKIVQEYTHEAGIRGLSREIASVCRKIAKDFVQHADHVEAMTVTPVMVEKLLGPRKFYFEVADEQDRIGVTTGLVWTDIGGEIIFVEAAKMAGKQELILTGSLGDIMKESARAALSYIRSNAAQFGIEEHFFENHDIHIHVPAGAIPKDGPSAGSTIVLALLSLLTGRPARRDVALSGEITLSGRVLPVGGIREKLLAAHRAGVKHVILPLKNRVDIENLPPEILKGLKVSYIDRISEAVELVLGNAQ; encoded by the coding sequence ATGAAACTGTTCGGAAGAAATGATGAACCGCAGCAGGACCCTGTTCTCGACAAACTGAGGGAAAAAGTTACAAATACCGACCTGGGGAACCATGTAAAAGAGGTCATCGACAGGGAACTCGAACTGCTCTTCAGAATAGGCCCCTCGACCTCAGAATATACCATAGGCCTGACATACATCGAATACCTCCTGTCCATGCCCTGGAAGACGAGGACCGAGGATATCCTTGACCTTGAACTGGCAGAGCGGATACTTAATGAAGAGCACTACGGACTTACCCAGATCAAGGAGCGCATCCTTGAACATCTCGCAGTGAAAAAACTGAAGATGAGCAGGAGGCCGCAGATACTCGTTGTTGATGATGAGGAGATCGTCCGCAGGAACATGTCTCATGTCCTGCTCAAGGAGAATTACACGGTCCAGACGGCAAAGGACGGTTATGAGGCCCTTGCTGCGATTGAAAATACGGAGTTCGATGTTGTGCTGACCGATTTCAAGATGGAGAAGATGGACGGTCTTGAGGTGCTCGGAAAGATCAAGACCAGGTCCCCGAGTACACAGGTGATCATGATCACCGGGTACGCAACGATCCATACTGCAGTCGAGGCGATGAAAAAAGGAGCTTTTCATTATATTGCAAAGCCCTTCAAACTGGATGACGTCAGACATGTTGTGAACCAGGCCCTCGAAAAGAGGGCTGTACGGCAGGATACGCGGGGATCAGTGCTCTGTTTTTCAGGGCCGCCCGGAACCGGCAAGACATCTCTGGGCAGGTCTATTGCCCGCGCTGTCGGCAGAAAATTTGCGAAGATATCCCTTGGCGGCATAAAAGATGAGGCTGAGATACGGGGACACAGACGGACGTATGCAGGCGCCATGCCCGGCAGGATTATAGACGAGATCAGGCGGGTGGGTGTCTGCAATCCTGTCATCATTCTCGACGAGCTCGATAAGATCGGCCATGACTTCAAGGGAGATCCGGCTTCAGCCCTTCTGGAGGTCCTGGATCCTGAACAGAATGCCGGCTATCTTGACCATTACCTGGATATGCCGTTCGATCTTTCGGGAGTGATGTTCATCATCACCGCGAATGTGGCAGAGAATATCCCGGGGCCTCTCAGGGACCGTATGGAGGTGATCCACTTTTCGGGGTATACGGAAGAAGAGAAGGTCAATATTGCGGCGAACTTCCTTGTGCCGAGACAGATCAGGGAGAACGGCCTTAGGGACAGTCCTCCGCTGTTTAACGAAGCGGCACTATACAAGATTGTGCAGGAGTATACCCATGAAGCGGGAATCCGGGGGCTGAGCAGGGAGATCGCCTCTGTCTGCAGGAAGATCGCAAAGGATTTTGTTCAGCATGCTGATCATGTTGAGGCTATGACCGTCACCCCGGTGATGGTCGAAAAACTTCTGGGGCCGAGGAAGTTCTACTTTGAGGTGGCAGACGAACAGGATCGGATCGGCGTTACTACGGGGCTTGTCTGGACAGATATCGGCGGCGAGATCATTTTTGTCGAGGCAGCGAAGATGGCCGGGAAACAGGAGCTGATCCTGACCGGGTCCCTCGGCGATATCATGAAGGAGTCGGCCCGGGCGGCGTTGAGCTATATCAGGAGCAATGCAGCGCAGTTCGGCATAGAGGAACATTTTTTCGAGAACCATGATATCCATATCCATGTGCCGGCAGGCGCGATCCCGAAGGATGGGCCTTCTGCAGGCAGCACCATAGTGCTTGCGCTGCTTTCTCTGCTCACCGGCAGACCGGCGCGGAGGGATGTTGCGCTGAGCGGCGAGATCACCCTGAGCGGCAGAGTGCTTCCTGTGGGAGGGATCAGGGAAAAGCTTCTTGCAGCGCACAGGGCAGGGGTGAAGCATGTTATCCTGCCTCTCAAAAACAGGGTCGATATCGAGAACCTTCCTCCTGAAATACTCAAGGGCCTTAAGGTCAGCTACATAGACAGGATAAGCGAGGCAGTCGAACTCGTGCTCGGAAATGCTCAATAA
- a CDS encoding sigma-54-dependent Fis family transcriptional regulator, which yields MAFRILIAEDEEITLNNILDTLKDEGYDVTATKDGSTALQKLQQEHFDVLITDIKMPGMTGIELLEHVKEQYAATEVILITGFGSIGSAVEAMQKGAYDYITKPFDLDELVLRVRKILEQKALKKENLALRTYFGMDKKVSIIAKSDSMKRILETIEGIKDSDINMLLTGETGVGKSLIAKIIHFTSRRQQRPFLAINCATLTEDLLASELFGHEKGAFTGAISTKQGLVEIADSGTLFLDEIAELSPNLQAKLLKVVEEGEFYRVGGTKPQKVDVRFIAATNQNVKSLMAEGKFREDLYYRINVMDIFIAPLRERQDDIRPLSKYFLQKHLPKAGKKLSGISDEAMEILLHYSFPGNVRELENIIERAIILEKSPAITPESLPHGIRVLQIETFDPDKIKTIDEISRDYAEKVTKMLGGNRSKACELLGISRTSLWKILKEE from the coding sequence ATGGCATTCAGGATACTCATAGCAGAAGACGAAGAGATCACGCTGAACAACATTCTCGATACCCTGAAGGATGAGGGTTACGATGTTACAGCCACAAAGGACGGCAGCACAGCCCTCCAAAAACTCCAGCAGGAGCATTTCGACGTTCTTATCACCGACATCAAGATGCCCGGCATGACCGGCATCGAGCTCCTTGAACACGTTAAAGAGCAGTACGCCGCAACGGAAGTGATCCTTATCACAGGATTTGGCAGCATCGGCTCTGCAGTGGAGGCGATGCAGAAGGGAGCATATGACTACATCACAAAGCCTTTTGATCTTGACGAGCTTGTGCTGCGGGTCAGGAAGATCCTGGAGCAGAAGGCACTAAAGAAAGAGAATCTCGCGCTCAGGACCTATTTCGGCATGGATAAGAAGGTCTCGATCATAGCCAAGAGCGACAGCATGAAGCGCATCCTCGAAACCATTGAAGGGATAAAGGATTCAGACATCAACATGCTCCTTACGGGCGAGACAGGCGTGGGCAAGAGCCTGATCGCGAAGATCATCCATTTCACCAGCAGGAGACAGCAGCGACCTTTTCTGGCCATCAACTGCGCAACCCTCACTGAAGACCTCCTTGCAAGCGAACTGTTCGGCCATGAAAAAGGCGCATTCACCGGGGCCATATCTACAAAGCAGGGGCTTGTCGAAATCGCCGATTCCGGCACCCTATTCCTTGACGAAATAGCAGAGCTCTCTCCAAACCTTCAGGCAAAGCTCCTGAAGGTTGTAGAGGAAGGCGAGTTTTACCGCGTAGGTGGCACGAAACCGCAGAAGGTTGATGTCCGTTTCATCGCTGCGACAAATCAGAATGTAAAAAGCCTGATGGCAGAGGGAAAGTTCAGGGAGGATCTGTACTACCGGATCAATGTGATGGATATATTCATTGCTCCCCTGCGTGAACGGCAGGACGACATCCGTCCGCTTAGCAAATACTTTCTCCAGAAGCATCTTCCCAAGGCAGGCAAGAAATTGTCCGGCATATCTGATGAGGCAATGGAGATCCTCCTGCATTACAGCTTTCCGGGCAATGTACGTGAGCTCGAAAATATCATCGAGCGCGCCATCATTCTTGAAAAAAGCCCTGCCATCACGCCCGAGAGTTTGCCACATGGCATACGGGTGCTTCAGATCGAGACCTTTGACCCTGACAAGATAAAGACTATCGATGAGATCTCCAGGGATTACGCTGAGAAGGTCACGAAGATGTTAGGCGGCAACCGGTCAAAAGCGTGTGAACTGTTAGGCATATCAAGAACGAGTTTGTGGAAGATACTAAAGGAAGAGTAA
- a CDS encoding TIGR02186 family protein, producing MKTVNSNQLSVISLKIIKPILIVISLIVTIGTASAELTAKANHDHIKVDFFYHGSTVSVSGIADKGTDLIIKIASPEGHEALKQKGKVGGLLWMNVGALNFEDVPNLYSIHSTRKVEDLIDQNEQDRFVIGYPALGRHVQLSPAADEQEKAKWFGEFLKYKESSRLYTTSAGRIDLKEKDGKQSYYINTEWPYQAPPGDYLVTVYAVKDGKIVDTAVSKVLVEQVGIVKTLAGMAKNNASIYGIISILSALGAGFGVGLVFRKGGGAH from the coding sequence ATGAAAACAGTGAACAGTAATCAGTTATCAGTGATCAGCTTAAAAATAATAAAACCGATACTCATCGTTATCAGCCTGATCGTAACGATCGGGACGGCATCGGCAGAATTGACGGCAAAGGCGAACCATGACCATATCAAGGTCGATTTCTTTTATCACGGAAGCACGGTCAGCGTAAGCGGCATTGCAGATAAAGGAACAGACCTGATCATCAAGATCGCCTCACCAGAAGGTCATGAGGCACTCAAGCAGAAAGGCAAGGTCGGCGGTCTGCTCTGGATGAATGTGGGCGCCCTGAATTTCGAGGACGTGCCGAACCTCTATTCTATCCACAGCACCCGGAAGGTCGAAGACCTGATCGACCAGAATGAACAGGATCGATTCGTCATAGGCTATCCTGCACTTGGCAGACATGTACAGCTGAGCCCGGCAGCAGACGAACAGGAGAAGGCAAAATGGTTCGGAGAGTTTTTGAAGTACAAGGAATCATCCAGACTCTATACGACATCAGCCGGCAGGATCGACCTGAAAGAAAAGGACGGCAAACAGTCGTATTACATCAATACTGAATGGCCGTATCAGGCACCTCCCGGAGACTACCTGGTTACCGTATATGCAGTCAAAGACGGAAAGATCGTCGATACTGCGGTCTCAAAAGTGCTGGTCGAGCAGGTCGGCATTGTAAAGACACTCGCCGGCATGGCAAAGAACAATGCCTCGATCTACGGGATCATATCGATACTCTCTGCCCTGGGAGCAGGCTTTGGAGTCGGACTGGTATTCAGAAAAGGCGGAGGTGCTCATTAA